AAGCGATTGAATACCAGGGTAAATTAGTTGGCTGTATATCGGCTCAAGTAGGCAGTTTTGAATATTATCGAAGTGCAGAGCTTGGCTATTGGATTGGCCAGGAGTATTGGAATAAAGGCATCGCCACTTCAGCTGTAAAGCAATTTTCAGATAGGTTATTTAGTACTACTCATATTGTTCGCCTGTTTGTATCTGTCGTTTCCTTGAATACAGCATCCATTAGAGTGTTAGAAAAAAACGGCTTTAGGTCTGAAGGCATACGTAAAAGCGCCTCATACAAAAACAATCAGTTTTTTGATGAGTGTGTGTTGGCAAAAATCAGCCTAAAAAACCATGCCTGAAATCTGGCAATCCGCCTATGACATCAAACCTTGTCATTGGCTAAGGGTTATCGTTTAGTCTTGGTAAATTAATCCATCGACAAGGTCTCCACAGGGAATAGTAAAGACAAGGATCTTAATCGCCATAGTCTGCATAACTATGACGGCCAGATTGATGGTTATAGCTCGATGATGAGCCGATTCATCGATGACCAACACAGCATTATTATTTTAAGTAATATAGGTATCAGCTATTTGTTAAAACAACAGCTTACTAAAGATATCGTCTCGATATTATACGACCTATCCCCTCCCGAGCGAAAAAACGATGCAACTTTAGCTTTGATAAACAGCCTTGTCTCTAACCAATTCATGCAAACTTTGCATGAGATTAAATCAGCTAAAACAGAGCATGTATTGGATGAAGCAAGTCTGTCTTCATTAGCATTTCAGTTGCTTTGG
Above is a window of Aliiglaciecola sp. LCG003 DNA encoding:
- a CDS encoding GNAT family protein, whose translation is MNIRLRTFESTDTDLLVKYLNNKQVTQYITDAVPTPYTPSDGQWWVEHSKRSQYTKAIEYQGKLVGCISAQVGSFEYYRSAELGYWIGQEYWNKGIATSAVKQFSDRLFSTTHIVRLFVSVVSLNTASIRVLEKNGFRSEGIRKSASYKNNQFFDECVLAKISLKNHA